The sequence CCTGGATCCGACTGCTGACACGCCTGCCTGCCGTGACCAGATCCGAAATGCCACCGAAGGCGACAAGCTCCTCCATAGTCCTCTCCCGAGGCGTCTGGTCCCTGCTCCGACGCCCTTCCCTAATAGCCGGTGACGAGGAGTAAGGCGCGGTCGAGCAGGTATCCTCAGCCGAAGTAATGGGAGAAGGAGACCATGGAGCCACCTGCTCAACAGTTTCATCCCCCCCAAGCCGTCGATGCGGTGTGGAGACGACGTCGGAGAAGAAGATTTGTGGGCCTCTTCCCCGCGCTCCTGGCCGTGCCGCCCAGGACCGCCCCGTGGTGAGAGGACGACACGGGCCTCCAGGCCGCGCCCCTCCCCCACAGGACTAGGAACCGCCGTGGGTGGGCTGGGGCTGCGGGCctcctgccccccccccacacacacaccaacGGTGTAGCACTACTTGACGGATTGTGTGGCCCGGAGTCGACCCTCGGAGACGTATGCGAACCAACAGCAGGGGCATCACTGGCGGTAACTAGAGTTCCTCTAGATCATCTGCCTCAACTCGGTTACTCCATAACCAACTAGGTCCAGACCGCGCTCCAAAAGAACCAAACCGAAGTGAGTTCATTGGTGTCGTGGaagaaggcgcctccttggcggatGTATCTGCCGTACCATGCGACTCCGGCCCCTTAGGAAGCTCCCGTGGTGTGCTCTGAGGCCCCTTGTCCTGATTCTCGGGTGCACCATCACCCTCAGTCGTATCCATGTCCTGAATCTCATCTCCCTCCTGAGGTATCAGTGTATCCTCAATCTCAAGCTCAAGCACATATGTGACCCCGGAACGTGTCCACTTGACCACATCCGGTACGAACTCCACACTGGCTACACTGACCAATAACCTCGCTGCTCCGTGTGCCCGAGTAAAAGGCATGTCAACTTGTTCCGTCTTACCGTTGATAGAACCCAAACTCCAAGCTACCAAGAAGTGATTAATGTATTTGCATGGTGCAACAGAGAAGCGAACCCAGACCTTCTCTAAAGGTGTacccttggggtccttctccttctACTCATCAAAGGCCAAGACAATATTTGTACTCTGTACTTTGCACATGCCATACTTAAGGGTATGCAACTGATCCTCCTTAGTGGGAAAATCAACCTTGTAAGTCTGGGCCTCCAACTTCACAAGGTCCCACTGGTGGTTGCCTGTTACTAAGTCCTGCAACTGTCGAACAATATGTGCCTCTGTCAAAACCCCATTGGTAACCTTGACAACAGCAGGGAAAGAGCTCTCTTGCACATGCGTCACAGGTATCACATCAGGTGATTCAAAAAACATAAGCTCCTGACAGCAAACTCTATAGATATTGACCACCGGCTTGGGGCCATAAAGCAGCGGAGACTCACCGTGAGGGTTTTCTGCGCAGTAGAGAAGTATGCTAAAGTTTCGAGGAGTATTCTGCTGAGAAGATTGCATGTCGAAGTTGACCCTGACTAATAATCCTGAACTGAAACAATTTATAATACATAATTTCCAGATACTCCTCGCAAACCAAATTTTCACATGTGATTTTTCACATGAGAGTGAAAAGTATGAGAGCTCACGTGCTATATAGTGTTCGATCTTATATGCAAAGAGACTTGTTCCACTTTCCAGTTCTATAACATGTCTTTGGGGCATTCTAGATACTTTTCAAACTTTAATTGCACACATCCTTTCTAATACTTAGATTGGATAGATTATGATAAAAAAAACACATGAGTTGATTTAATAACCTTGGAAGATGTTTTCCTAACATTATATCACCAAATAAATTAGCAGCAAAACTTATCTACATGTTCAGTTAATTATTCATACCATCTCCATCTGGTTTGGTTGTGGAGTGGTAATAGGATATGTGTTTGAGTCATGTAATCGTGTTACACATCGGTTGGGTCTTGAGCatctatttttccttttttttttgacAGTTTTGAATACTTGATACATTTTTAATAAAGATGATATGTACACTACAATGATACAGAGGCCGTGGGTCACTCCGTTTTCGaaaaaagaactttttttgttaacGTATCATGTGCGGATATATAAATCCACCAAGCAAAGAAACAAAGTAGCACTGTAATACATGTCATAGCAAACAGGTAGCCCAACCTATACTTCACCAAAATATACGGTTAGAATGAAAACGTTTACATGTAACATGCACATGTTTTTTGCGCATGTAACATGCACATATATTAATTTAACAAGGTCATGGAAAAAGGGCGAGTGAATGAATAGGCACACATCTAGATATAACAAAAACTTAAGAAGAATATTATTACAGCAACCACGCACATCACTCGCTACTTAACTACCAGCGAGATCAAACCTTGTGACTGTCAAGGTAGGAGAGAAAAAACCTTCCTTGACACACACTAGGTCACTTGGATTATTCTAGGAAAATGTGCAACTCACACGTTACTCGTCAACCATCTTATCTCTCCGAGTTGTACAAGAGTTAGGTCGTCTCTTGAACTATCTCTCTATAGCCAGAGAGCACCGGCATTCTTGAGCATGGGGACTAGCTCGCCACCGAGGTGTAGAGACATGATCCTGTTGGTGCCACCAACAAGCTTCCCGCCGATGAAGACGACCGGCACCGACGGCCCCCTGCCGAGCATCTTGAGGAGAGCTCTCTCCATCTCCTTGCCCCTAGGGTCCTGGTCGAGCTCGTGCACCAGCGCATTCACCCCAAGCTGGTCACGAAACAGACGCTCCACTGTGTGGCACATGCAACAGGGACTCAGGGTGAACACCACCACGGCACGCTCAGATGCTAGCTTCATTACACGGTCCATCTTGTGATGTAACCTCGCAGCGGTCGAGCTCCGCGGGCAAAGTGATGGAAGGAGGCTTGGAAGGGTGTTGGTCAGCTCGTGAAGTCGTGAGTGGCTTGTAGCTGCTATACTGAGCTTGTGTGCAAGGAGACTTGGGATGGTTTGGCAGCATGGAGCTTAGCTTCGTTTTATAGTGTTTCCAACATGCCAGATTGCCAACACGTGTCACAACTATCTTTAACAGTGTAATTTAGAAGGAATCTATATATGTGATGTCACGTATAGCAAGTGACCTTTGACTTCCATCGACTAGAATATAATTAATTGCAAAATTCATACGATTGCTAGACGGTTTTGGGTCCAAACTTCAACAAGCAGTGGCCTGCCCACTTGTATTGAGTGGTCGGTATGGATGGATCGAGATCAATTTGGATAATATATGCATCTTTTATTCAATAGGTCCCAAAGCATATATATATCGGAATATTTTGATGGGTTGACCTCGCGAGGGAACCTGATACATTCGCCTATGGGCAAGGTCGACCTCGAtcacacatgcatgcatggatTTGGCCGGTTAAGCTTGCCTAAAGAtttaaggtactccctccgtcttataATATAATATCATTTTGCAAACTGTTTTAGCTTGCAAAACgattttatattatgggacagagggagtactacataaAATCTTGTAAAAACAGGGTCTGGACTCGTAATGTTGGTAAGAGTTAGTCTTCTTCTACTTGCAAATTTTGGTTTCAGCATGGATTGCCACCAGTACATATATGCTCATTGCACACAGTTCAAAGCCCGTATCGCACAGTCAATCACACACAATTTAGTAAGCTTGTGGGATTGGGCTATTATCCCACACATTAGTAACAAAGAAACGTGTGTTTTGTTCGCGAGAATCGCACACACGAAAAAGGCAGGATCATTTATTTTGTACGGATTCAATCCACACGATTTGTAATCAGTGAACGTGTGCGTCGGTAGCGTCCATCGCACATGATGTGAAAGGCATAACCGTGCGTGATGTATGGTTTGATCACACAAATTTTGTCACTGCAGAACAGGTGCATTCGTTGGTTCATCTCACATGCTGATCATGTCACAATTGTGTCTGTTGTATGTGTATATTGCACACAGCTTCTTGTTCAAAACCATGTGCAGTGTTATTACCAGGACACCATGTTTATTTTTCCATAAATTAATCCCTGCAATATTTTTCTCCAGAATTTAAATTTGAACACAGGCGCACAATATATTTCATATCCATCAAACATACCCAACGTAACATATGTTCAACCACCATTGCTTAATTGGCATCACAATAACAACATACTCccttcgtctcataatataagaacgtttttgacactacactaatgtcaaaaacgttcttatattatggaacggagggagtatgaaatagTACCAGAATATACAAGCATCAAAATAAGTACCACAGTAGCACTTCACATTTAATATCTAAAACCTTCCGAAAGCAACATCATAGATGGTGAATAGACATGTGGAGCTTATTCATGTAGTTGCAGCAACAGTTGGAGCGGAGTCTCATATCGCGAACATAACTCAAAAATCTAAATGAATGGACCTTTGGGTCAGCAACTCAACAGTACGAATGTATGATGTGGACGTACGTAAACTGAACTATGATATGTTGTGGTTAGTAACCcaatcttgatataaggaaataggttGTTTAATACTGCATGCATGTTGCTGCATCTCGGCCATCAAGCTTGCTAAAAAACATCACATGTTAGTACTCTGACATGGTGTGCTTGCTCTTTAAAAAAACACAACTCTAATACCACATGGTAGGTAAAAGGGTATCACCAATTGACTGATGTCGGATGATGTTGCGCCTATGCACCAAACGAACTCATGGGTTGTTGTTGACTACGCAGGGGCATGATCACGAAAGTCGAAtacctgcaagcaatcaaagagaAATATGTTTTTCTATCAAGATATAAGAAATATAGATAAAGTATACATGAAAGTTTGTGTTCCGTAAGTGGTCTTGGCCTGGTCATCGATCAATACTACAAACCTGTCCAACACTGACCGGCCTGGAGCCACCTTTCAATGGTGAGATTCATCATTGATGGGTCAGCTGCAACCAGTCGGCAGTAATTATGGAGGGGCGGAGGGGAAATTTGGTTCACCATGTAACTGTGGGCGTGCGACATCCACCCTAAGTTAGTTTCCTCCCACTAATACGTAATCTAAAAACTGCTTATTCTATTATGTTGTGTTTTGATTATTTTTTTGGCGATTGGTGTTTTGATTTTACATGTGCCTAGCTAAAATGTGAGGTGGCACGACACCTAAGAATGATCATGGATGAAATTATGAAGTGTTATATTTTATATTTTGTCCATGCCTACATGTGTTATTATGGGGGCCTCAAAGTCCAGAAATCTCTTGTCAAAGCACCATGTTCCTTCCATGCTTGTTGCCATCTCCATGCTTGCTCATGCTCCAATGCTTGTCTCTCTGGTCCATGCTAGGTCCTTAATTCCATAATAATACAAACCTATTTGATTTAGGTTGTGTCATATTCTCATGAGCTCTAGCGGAAGTTAccagaaacgaaagtacctaattTTAAATTGATATGTGCAAGCTTTCGAGATGTTTCTATTAACTCGGCAGGTGGAGTTGTGGAAGTTGTGTGTGCAACCATAGTAGGGACATCCTCATCATTCGTGTGCGGCGACGACCCTCATTTAACAAAGTTGATTTCTTTGAACCGTATGCATGGAATCGTGCACAGTTGCCCTTAACTAAGTGTGTGCTTTGAGTTCTCCATCGCACACAGGTGGATCTTGGGTGCATATTTTACTTTTCCAACTATGTGAGATGACGCATCACACGCAGTTTCTCGCTAATGTGTACGAGTGTGTGggtgtgggtggtgggtggggagcggtAGTACATATCTGAACTAGTGTGGAAAAAATATGTCAAATATTTTGGTGGCAATGTCATGCAATAGATGCATATCTTATTATGCAGATTATGTTTCCTTGTTGAGAACTAGCTGTAGGCGGTTATAAATTGACACTCCTGTATAATCAATGGATGTGTGCTAGATTGAAGGAAACAATGCACAATTAAAGAAACGTTTATTTTAGCATCATCTTCATTAATCTGAGGCAACACTTATAGCATCTTCGAATCAAACATGCCTAGATTAGGCTACTGCAAGTGCATACATCTATTAACACTCTTTATTAGTCCATGGTAGATACTTAGGAGAAACAGTCCCAATACATTTCCTTTTATGTATGGTATCTTAGGGAGCTCCCATTTTATTGGGTTCCAAACCTGACTTTCCATTTTAACATTGTGGCCTATTTGCGGCATCAACTAACCCAATTAATTGTTTTTATGCACACAAGaaagattttttaaaaaaaataacaatAATCATAGAAAGGGTCCGAATATGTTTTCAACAAAATCATAGCATCATATATTTTGGGCTACATGAATCAATCAATGAGCATAAATTA comes from Triticum aestivum cultivar Chinese Spring chromosome 5B, IWGSC CS RefSeq v2.1, whole genome shotgun sequence and encodes:
- the LOC123115845 gene encoding putative glutaredoxin-C14, giving the protein MDRVMKLASERAVVVFTLSPCCMCHTVERLFRDQLGVNALVHELDQDPRGKEMERALLKMLGRGPSVPVVFIGGKLVGGTNRIMSLHLGGELVPMLKNAGALWL